One window of the Eschrichtius robustus isolate mEscRob2 chromosome 13, mEscRob2.pri, whole genome shotgun sequence genome contains the following:
- the ZNF740 gene encoding zinc finger protein 740 isoform X1, whose amino-acid sequence MAQASLLACEGLAGVSLVPTAASKKMMLSQIASKQAENGERAGSPDMLRCSSQSHRKDSDKSRSRKDDDSLAEASHSKKTVKKVVVVEQNGSFQVKIPKNFVCEHCFGAFRSSYHLKRHILIHTGEKPFECDICDMRFIQKYHLERHKRVHSGEKPYQCERCHQCFSRTDRLLRHKRMCQGCQSKTSDGQFSL is encoded by the exons ATGGCTCAG GCAAGTCTCCTGGCTTGTGAAGGCCTAGCAGGTGTGAGTTTGGTTCCCACTGCAGCCAGCAAGAAGATGATGCTGAGCCAGATTGCCAGCAAGCAGGCCGAGAATGGAGAGCGGGCAGGTAGCCCTGATATGCTGAGGTGCTCGAGTCAG AGCCACCGAAAAGACAGCGATAAGTCCCGGAGCCGCAAAGACGATGACAGCTTGGCTGAGGCCTCTCATTCAAAAAAGACTGTTAAAAAG GTGgtggtagtggaacaaaatggttcTTTTCAAGTAAAGATTCCCAAAAATTTTGTTTGTGAACACTGCTTTGGAGCCTTTAGGAGCAGTTACCACCTCAAGAGGCACATCCTTATTCATACTG GTGAGAAGCCATTTGAGTGTGACATATGTGATATGCGCTTCATCCAGAAGTACCACCTGGAGCGTCACAAGCGTGTACACAGTGGGGAAAAGCCTTACCAGTGTGAACGGTGTCATCAG TGTTTTTCTCGGACAGATCGATTACTCAGACACAAACGGATGTGCCAAGGGTGCCAGTCCAAGACTTCCGACGGGCAGTTTTCTCTATAG
- the ZNF740 gene encoding zinc finger protein 740 isoform X3, which translates to MAQASLLACEGLAGVSLVPTAASKKMMLSQIASKQAENGERAGSPDMLRCSSQSHRKDSDKSRSRKDDDSLAEASHSKKTVKKVVVVEQNGSFQVKIPKNFVCEHCFGAFRSSYHLKRHILIHTGEKPFECDICDMRFIQKYHLERHKRVHSGEKPYQCERCHQGQKEEQ; encoded by the exons ATGGCTCAG GCAAGTCTCCTGGCTTGTGAAGGCCTAGCAGGTGTGAGTTTGGTTCCCACTGCAGCCAGCAAGAAGATGATGCTGAGCCAGATTGCCAGCAAGCAGGCCGAGAATGGAGAGCGGGCAGGTAGCCCTGATATGCTGAGGTGCTCGAGTCAG AGCCACCGAAAAGACAGCGATAAGTCCCGGAGCCGCAAAGACGATGACAGCTTGGCTGAGGCCTCTCATTCAAAAAAGACTGTTAAAAAG GTGgtggtagtggaacaaaatggttcTTTTCAAGTAAAGATTCCCAAAAATTTTGTTTGTGAACACTGCTTTGGAGCCTTTAGGAGCAGTTACCACCTCAAGAGGCACATCCTTATTCATACTG GTGAGAAGCCATTTGAGTGTGACATATGTGATATGCGCTTCATCCAGAAGTACCACCTGGAGCGTCACAAGCGTGTACACAGTGGGGAAAAGCCTTACCAGTGTGAACGGTGTCATCAG GGACAAAAGGAAGAACAGTGA
- the ZNF740 gene encoding zinc finger protein 740 isoform X4 has protein sequence MAQASLLACEGLAGVSLVPTAASKKMMLSQIASKQAENGERAGSPDMLRCSSQSHRKDSDKSRSRKDDDSLAEASHSKKTVKKVVVVEQNGSFQVKIPKNFVCEHCFGAFRSSYHLKRHILIHTGEKPFECDICDMRFIQKYHLERHKRVHSGEKPYQCERCHQVESAKH, from the exons ATGGCTCAG GCAAGTCTCCTGGCTTGTGAAGGCCTAGCAGGTGTGAGTTTGGTTCCCACTGCAGCCAGCAAGAAGATGATGCTGAGCCAGATTGCCAGCAAGCAGGCCGAGAATGGAGAGCGGGCAGGTAGCCCTGATATGCTGAGGTGCTCGAGTCAG AGCCACCGAAAAGACAGCGATAAGTCCCGGAGCCGCAAAGACGATGACAGCTTGGCTGAGGCCTCTCATTCAAAAAAGACTGTTAAAAAG GTGgtggtagtggaacaaaatggttcTTTTCAAGTAAAGATTCCCAAAAATTTTGTTTGTGAACACTGCTTTGGAGCCTTTAGGAGCAGTTACCACCTCAAGAGGCACATCCTTATTCATACTG GTGAGAAGCCATTTGAGTGTGACATATGTGATATGCGCTTCATCCAGAAGTACCACCTGGAGCGTCACAAGCGTGTACACAGTGGGGAAAAGCCTTACCAGTGTGAACGGTGTCATCAG GTTGAATCTGCAAAACACTAG
- the ZNF740 gene encoding zinc finger protein 740 isoform X2 has product MKEASLLACEGLAGVSLVPTAASKKMMLSQIASKQAENGERAGSPDMLRCSSQSHRKDSDKSRSRKDDDSLAEASHSKKTVKKVVVVEQNGSFQVKIPKNFVCEHCFGAFRSSYHLKRHILIHTGEKPFECDICDMRFIQKYHLERHKRVHSGEKPYQCERCHQCFSRTDRLLRHKRMCQGCQSKTSDGQFSL; this is encoded by the exons ATGAAGGAG GCAAGTCTCCTGGCTTGTGAAGGCCTAGCAGGTGTGAGTTTGGTTCCCACTGCAGCCAGCAAGAAGATGATGCTGAGCCAGATTGCCAGCAAGCAGGCCGAGAATGGAGAGCGGGCAGGTAGCCCTGATATGCTGAGGTGCTCGAGTCAG AGCCACCGAAAAGACAGCGATAAGTCCCGGAGCCGCAAAGACGATGACAGCTTGGCTGAGGCCTCTCATTCAAAAAAGACTGTTAAAAAG GTGgtggtagtggaacaaaatggttcTTTTCAAGTAAAGATTCCCAAAAATTTTGTTTGTGAACACTGCTTTGGAGCCTTTAGGAGCAGTTACCACCTCAAGAGGCACATCCTTATTCATACTG GTGAGAAGCCATTTGAGTGTGACATATGTGATATGCGCTTCATCCAGAAGTACCACCTGGAGCGTCACAAGCGTGTACACAGTGGGGAAAAGCCTTACCAGTGTGAACGGTGTCATCAG TGTTTTTCTCGGACAGATCGATTACTCAGACACAAACGGATGTGCCAAGGGTGCCAGTCCAAGACTTCCGACGGGCAGTTTTCTCTATAG
- the ITGB7 gene encoding integrin beta-7 has translation MVALSMVLVFLLALSRGESELDTKISSPQETTEWRAPGLYPPGSCQPAPSCQKCILSHPSCAWCKQLNFTASGEAEVRRCALREELLARGCPPGELEEPRGRQEVLQDEPLSQGTRGEGATQLAPQRVRVTLRPGEPQQLRVRFLRAEGYPVDLYYLMDLSYSMKDDLERVRQLGHALLVRLQEVTHSVRIGFGSFVDKMVLPFVSTVPSKLRHPCPTRLERCQPPFSFHHVLSLTGDAKAFEREVGRQSVSGNLDLPEGGFDAILQAALCQEQIGWRNVSRLLVFTSDDTFHTAGDGKLGGIFMPSDGHCHLDSNGLYSRSPEFDYPSVGQVAQALSAANIQPIFAVTGATLPVYQELSKLIPKSAVGELSEDSSNVVQLIMDAYNSLSSTVTLEHERSLLPPGVRISYDSQCGGPEKRQDEAGDRGQCNHVRINQTVNFLVTLQATHCLPEPHLLRFRARGFSEELTVELHTLCDCNCSDTQLQAPHCSDGQGHLQCGVCSCVPGHLGRLCECSEAELSSLDLESGCRAPNGTGPLCSGRGRCQCGRCTCSGQSSGRLCECDDASCERHEGILCGGFGRCQCGVCHCHANRTGRACECSGDTDNCVSPEGGLCNGRGYCTCNRCQCLDGYYGALCDQCSGCKTPCERHRDCAECGAFGTGPLAMNCSLACAHANVTLALAPILDDGWCKERTHDNQLFFFLAEDEARGRVMLTVRPPEKGADHTQIIVLGCVGGIVAVGLGLVLAYRLSVEIYDRREYSRFEKEQQLLKWKQDNNPLYKSAITTTVNPCFQEAESAPL, from the exons ATGGTGGCTTTGTCAATGGTCCTTGTTTTCCTGCTGGCCCTGAGCAGAGGTGAAAGTGAACTGGACACCAAGATCTCATCCCCACAGGAGACCACAGAATGGCGGGCTCCTGGGCTGTACCCACCCGGGTCCTGCCAGCCAGCTCCCTCCTGTCAAAAGTGCATCCTCTCACACCCgagctgtgcatggtgcaagcaACTG AACTTCACGGCGTCCGGGGAGGCAGAGGTGCGCCGCTGCGCCCTgcgagaggagctgctggcccgGGGCTGCCCCCCGGGGGAGCTGGAGGAGCCCCGCGGCCGGCAGGAGGTGCTGCAGGACGAGCCGCTCAGCCAGGGCACCCGCGGCGAGGGGGCCACCCAGCTGGCACCGCAGCGGGTCCGGGTCACGCTGCGGCCGG GAGAGCCCCAGCAGCTCCGCGTCCGCTTCCTTCGAGCTGAGGGATACCCTGTGGACCTGTACTACCTTATGGACCTGAGCTACTCCATGAAGGACGACCTGGAGCGCGTGCGCCAGCTTGGGCACGCGCTGCTGGTGAGGTTGCAGGAAGTCACCCACTCCGTGCGCATTG GCTTTGGTTCCTTCGTGGACAAAATGGTGCTGCCCTTCGTGAGCACAGTGCCCTCCAAGCTTcgccacccctgccccacccggCTGGAGCGCTGCCAGCCGCCCTTCAGCTTTCACCATGTGCTATCCCTCACGGGGGATGCTAAGGCCTTCGAACGGGAGGTGGGACGCCAGAGCGTGTCCGGCAACCTGGACTTGCCTGAAGGTGGCTTTGATGCCATTCTGCAGGCTGCCCTCTGccag GAGCAGATTGGCTGGAGAAATGTGTCCCGGCTACTGGTGTTCACTTCAGATGACACATTCCACACAGCTGGGGATGGCAAGTTGGGTGGCATTTTCATGCCCAGCGACGGGCACTGCCACTTGGACAGCAATGGCCTCTACAGTCGCAGCCCAGAGTTT GACTACCCCTCCGTGGGTCAGGTAGCCCAGGCCCTCTCTGCGGCAAACATCCAGCCCATCTTTGCTGTCACTGGTGCCACACTGCCTGTCTACCAG GAGCTGAGTAAGCTGATTCCCAAGTCCGCAGTGGGGGAGCTGAGTGAGGACTCCAGCAATGTGGTCCAGCTCATCATGGATGCTTATAAT AGCCTATCATCCACTGTGACCCTTGAACATGAACGCTCTCTACTCCCTCCCGGGGTCCGCATCTCTTACGATTCTCAGTGTGGGGGTCCCGAGAAGAGACAGGATGAGGCTGGTGACAGGGGCCAGTGCAACCACGTCCGAATCAACCAGACA GTGAATTTTCTGGTTACTCTCCAAGCTACCCACTGCCTCCCAGAGCCCCATCTGCTGAGGTTCCGAGCCCGTGGCTTCTCAGAGGAGCTGACTGTGGAGTTGCACACACTGTGTGACTGTAACTGCAGTGACACCCAGCTCCAGGCTCCTCACTGCAGTGACGGCCAGGGGCACCTACAATGCGGGGTGTGCAG CTGTGTCCCTGGCCACCTGGGTCGGCTCTGTGAGTGCTCTGAGGCCGAGTTGTCCTCCCTGGATCTGGAATCTGGGTGTCGAGCCCCCAATGGCACAGGGCCCCTGTGCAGTGGGAGGGGACGGTGCCAGTGTGGACGCTGCACCTGCAGCGGACAGAGCTCTGGACGTCTGTGTGAATGTGATGATGCCAGCTGTGAGCGACACGAGGGAATCCTCTGTGGAG GCTTTGGCCGCTGCCAATGTGGAGTGTGTCACTGTCACGCCAATCGCACGGGCAGAGCATGCGAATGCAGCGGGGACACAGACAACTGTGTCAGTCCCGAGGGAGGGCTGTGCAATGGGCGTGGATACTGCACCTGCAACCGCTGCCAGTGCTTGGACGGCTATTACGGTGCCCTATGTGATCAGTGCTCAGGCTGCAAGACGCCATGCGAGAGACACAG GGACTGCGCAGAGTGTGGCGCCTTTGGGACTGGTCCTCTGGCCATGAATTGCAGCCTGGCGTGTGCCCATGCCAACGTGACTCTGGCTTTGGCCCCTATTCTGGATGATGGCTGGTGCAAAGAGAGGACCCACGACAACCAGCTCTTCTTCTTCCTGGCAGAGGATGAAGCCAGAGGCAGGGTCATGCTGACAGTGAGACCCCCGGAAA AGGGGGCAGACCACACCCAAATCATCGTGCTGGGCTGTGTGGGGGGCATCGTGGCAGTGGGACTGGGGTTGGTCCTGGCTTATCGGCTCTCGGTGGAAATCTACGACCGCCGAGAATACAGTCGTTTTGAAAAGGAGCAGCAGCTGCTCAAGTGGAAGCAG GACAACAATCCTCTCTACAAGAGCGCCATCACGACCACTGTCAACCCCTGCTTTCAAGAGGCGGAAAGCGCCCCTCTCTGA